The Allochromatium tepidum genome has a window encoding:
- a CDS encoding cupin domain-containing protein, translating into MSDLEIRCEHKPSPAKLDVMGVEDWPIWKKEPSTFPWRYDQTETCYVLRGRFRVTPEGGEPQEFGRGDLITFPAGLACIWEIIEAVEKHYDFA; encoded by the coding sequence ATGAGCGACCTGGAGATCCGTTGCGAACACAAACCCTCCCCCGCCAAGCTGGACGTGATGGGCGTCGAGGACTGGCCGATCTGGAAGAAGGAACCCTCGACCTTCCCCTGGCGCTACGATCAGACCGAGACCTGTTATGTGCTGCGCGGCCGTTTTCGCGTGACACCCGAGGGCGGTGAACCACAAGAGTTCGGGCGCGGCGATCTCATCACCTTCCCGGCCGGTCTCGCCTGCATCTGGGAGATCATCGAGGCGGTCGAGAAGCACTACGACTTCGCGTAA
- a CDS encoding regulatory protein RecX, which yields MALRLLVAREHSCLELTRKLSARGLAPEAIAGALDRLIDEGALDESRLAAHYVAERADKGFGPLRIRAELRDKGLADSLIDRHLKPMNDTWPEVLARTHERRFGQSQPSDRSDYAKRARFLEQRGFTPDSIRRLLRFPD from the coding sequence GTGGCCCTGCGTCTGCTGGTCGCGCGCGAGCATTCGTGTCTGGAACTGACCCGCAAGCTCAGCGCGCGCGGTCTCGCGCCCGAGGCCATCGCCGGCGCGCTCGATCGACTGATCGACGAAGGCGCGCTCGACGAATCGCGTCTGGCCGCGCACTATGTCGCCGAACGCGCCGACAAGGGCTTCGGCCCGTTGCGCATCCGTGCCGAGTTGCGCGACAAGGGACTTGCCGACAGCCTGATCGACCGCCATCTCAAACCCATGAACGACACCTGGCCCGAAGTCCTGGCGCGCACGCATGAGCGCCGCTTCGGCCAGTCACAACCCAGCGACCGTTCCGACTATGCCAAACGCGCGCGTTTCCTCGAACAGCGTGGCTTCACGCCCGATTCGATCCGGCGCCTGCTGCGCTTTCCTGACTGA
- the oadA gene encoding sodium-extruding oxaloacetate decarboxylase subunit alpha has protein sequence MPKINITDVILRDAHQSLLATRMRTEDMLPICPKLDAIGYWSLECWGGATFDACVRFLKEDPWERLRKLREALPNTRLQMLLRGQNLLGYRHYSDDVVRAFVKRSADNGMDVFRIFDALNDLRNLKTAIEATKAAGKHAQGTICYTVSPVHDVAGFVKMGRELAAMGCDSIAIKDMAGLLTPFVTADLVKALKDSVDLPLHLHSHATSGLADMCHLKAIENGCDTIDTAISSMAGGTSHPPTESLVAALRGTEYDTGLDLEAIQEVGMYFYQIRKKYHQFESEFTGVDTRVQVNQVPGGMISNLANQLKEQNALDRMSAVLEEIPRVRKDLGYPPLVTPTSQIVGTQAVFNVLTEKRYQTITNEVKLYLQGRYGAAPAPVNPTLQQQAIGNEDLIECRPADLLKPELERLTKEIGPLALSEDDVLTYAMFPEIGRTFLDQRAAGALVPEPLEPPPSRTEAAKAAPTEFNINVHGETYHIKVTGAGHKGQAERHFYFTIDDIPEEVVVETLDELVLTGGGAASGPRAISGKRPKPSRPGHVATSMPGNIVDVLVKEGDTVIAGQPVIVTEAMKMETEIQAPIAGAITAVYVGKGDAVNPDEVLIEITS, from the coding sequence ATGCCGAAGATCAACATCACCGACGTCATCCTGCGCGACGCGCATCAATCCCTGCTCGCCACCCGGATGCGCACCGAGGACATGCTGCCGATCTGTCCCAAACTCGACGCCATCGGCTACTGGTCGCTGGAGTGCTGGGGCGGGGCGACCTTCGACGCCTGTGTGCGTTTCCTGAAGGAAGATCCCTGGGAGCGTCTGCGCAAGCTGCGTGAGGCCCTGCCCAACACCCGGTTGCAGATGCTGCTGCGCGGCCAGAACCTGCTCGGCTACCGGCACTATTCCGACGACGTGGTCCGTGCCTTCGTCAAGCGTTCGGCCGACAACGGCATGGACGTGTTCCGTATCTTCGATGCGCTCAACGATCTGCGTAACCTCAAGACCGCGATCGAGGCGACCAAGGCCGCCGGCAAGCACGCCCAGGGCACCATCTGCTATACCGTCAGCCCGGTCCACGATGTGGCCGGTTTCGTCAAGATGGGGCGCGAGCTGGCCGCGATGGGGTGCGACTCGATCGCTATCAAGGACATGGCCGGGTTGCTGACGCCCTTCGTCACGGCTGATCTGGTCAAGGCCCTCAAGGACAGCGTGGATCTGCCGCTGCATCTGCACTCACATGCAACCTCGGGTCTGGCCGACATGTGCCATCTGAAGGCGATCGAGAACGGCTGTGACACCATCGATACCGCCATCTCGTCGATGGCCGGCGGCACCTCGCATCCGCCGACCGAGAGTCTGGTTGCGGCCCTTCGCGGCACCGAGTACGACACCGGGCTGGATCTGGAGGCCATCCAGGAGGTCGGGATGTACTTCTACCAGATCCGCAAGAAGTACCATCAGTTCGAGAGCGAGTTCACCGGCGTCGACACCCGTGTCCAGGTCAATCAGGTGCCGGGCGGCATGATCTCGAACCTGGCCAACCAGTTGAAGGAACAGAACGCGCTCGACCGCATGAGCGCGGTGCTGGAAGAGATCCCGCGCGTGCGCAAGGATCTCGGCTATCCGCCGCTGGTCACGCCAACCTCGCAGATCGTCGGCACCCAGGCGGTGTTCAACGTGCTGACCGAGAAGCGCTATCAGACCATCACCAACGAAGTGAAGCTCTATCTCCAGGGGCGCTATGGCGCGGCGCCGGCGCCGGTCAATCCGACCCTGCAACAGCAGGCGATCGGCAACGAGGATCTGATCGAATGTCGTCCGGCCGATCTGCTCAAGCCGGAGCTGGAGCGTCTGACCAAGGAGATCGGGCCGCTGGCGCTGTCCGAGGACGATGTCCTGACCTATGCCATGTTCCCCGAGATCGGGCGCACCTTCCTCGATCAGCGTGCCGCCGGCGCCCTGGTGCCCGAGCCGCTGGAGCCGCCGCCGAGTCGCACCGAGGCGGCCAAGGCCGCGCCGACCGAGTTCAACATCAACGTCCACGGCGAGACCTACCACATCAAGGTCACGGGCGCGGGGCACAAGGGGCAGGCCGAGCGCCATTTCTATTTCACCATCGACGACATCCCGGAAGAGGTGGTGGTCGAGACGCTCGACGAGCTGGTTCTGACCGGCGGCGGGGCGGCTTCCGGTCCGCGCGCCATCAGCGGCAAGCGTCCCAAGCCGAGCCGGCCCGGGCATGTCGCCACCTCGATGCCGGGCAACATCGTCGATGTGCTGGTCAAGGAAGGCGACACCGTGATCGCCGGTCAACCCGTCATCGTCACCGAAGCGATGAAGATGGAGACCGAGATCCAGGCGCCGATCGCGGGCGCCATCACGGCGGTCTATGTCGGCAAGGGCGACGCGGTCAATCCGGACGAGGTGCTGATCGAGATCACGTCCTGA
- a CDS encoding DUF302 domain-containing protein has translation MRKIHWLAVLTALPLLFATLTPRAEGMRLADTVVKMPLAKDVSIDDAIDSMLLRANGLNFKLVARQPLYKELEAMGVETRHIEIFQFCDARIAAQMLAENIDFAAYLPCRITLIEDQDGKAWLVTPDLDMVMRMADLPPNLKEMAIKVRDTMNEIMTAGANGDL, from the coding sequence ATGCGAAAGATCCACTGGCTTGCCGTACTCACCGCCCTTCCCCTGCTGTTCGCCACGCTGACGCCACGCGCCGAGGGGATGCGCCTCGCCGACACCGTGGTCAAGATGCCGCTGGCCAAGGACGTCTCCATCGACGACGCGATCGACTCCATGCTGCTGCGCGCCAACGGGCTGAACTTCAAACTGGTCGCGCGCCAGCCGCTCTACAAGGAGCTGGAGGCCATGGGCGTGGAGACCAGGCACATCGAGATCTTCCAGTTCTGCGATGCGCGCATCGCCGCCCAGATGCTGGCCGAGAACATCGATTTCGCGGCCTACCTGCCCTGCCGCATCACCCTGATCGAAGATCAGGACGGCAAGGCCTGGCTGGTGACGCCGGATCTGGACATGGTGATGCGGATGGCCGATCTGCCGCCGAACCTCAAGGAAATGGCGATCAAGGTGCGCGACACCATGAACGAGATCATGACGGCCGGCGCCAACGGCGATCTGTAA
- the pncC gene encoding nicotinamide-nucleotide amidase, whose product MTTDHLAPHSVSSHELSRLAVRVGECLRERGWRLATAESCTGGWVAKTITDIAGSSDWFDRGFVTYSNASKQDMLGINAELIESQGAVSGPVVRAMVAGALAHSRAEAALAISGIAGPGGGSPEKPVGTVWFAWGRTASVTTMRRECFAGDREAVRAQAVRTALFGLLEYLSTLTR is encoded by the coding sequence ATGACGACAGATCACCTCGCCCCTCATTCTGTTTCATCGCACGAACTCTCCCGGCTCGCGGTGCGTGTGGGTGAGTGTCTGCGAGAACGCGGCTGGCGGCTGGCGACCGCCGAATCCTGCACCGGCGGCTGGGTCGCCAAGACGATCACGGACATCGCCGGCAGTAGCGACTGGTTCGATCGCGGTTTCGTCACCTATAGCAATGCATCCAAGCAGGACATGCTCGGTATCAACGCCGAACTGATCGAGTCTCAGGGCGCGGTGAGTGGGCCCGTGGTACGGGCCATGGTCGCGGGTGCACTGGCGCATAGCCGGGCTGAGGCCGCACTCGCCATCAGCGGCATCGCCGGACCGGGCGGCGGCTCGCCTGAGAAACCGGTCGGAACCGTCTGGTTCGCCTGGGGACGGACGGCGAGCGTCACGACGATGCGCCGCGAGTGCTTCGCCGGCGATCGCGAGGCCGTGCGCGCCCAGGCGGTGCGCACGGCGCTGTTCGGTCTGCTCGAATATCTGAGTACGCTCACGCGCTAG
- a CDS encoding cysteine-rich small domain-containing protein: MQPKDGTANEAYKGFTNHECPFYPCHAGVKRAFNCLFCYCPLIAYECPGPYRIYTDKHGLRRKDCSDCRLPHEGYRASWSFIQKWLERPRIWGGKELDARDRKAARGG; encoded by the coding sequence ATGCAACCAAAGGACGGTACGGCGAACGAAGCCTACAAAGGCTTCACCAACCATGAATGCCCGTTCTATCCCTGCCATGCCGGGGTGAAGCGGGCATTCAACTGTCTGTTTTGTTACTGCCCGCTCATCGCCTACGAGTGCCCCGGACCCTATCGGATCTATACCGACAAACACGGACTCAGGCGCAAGGACTGCTCGGACTGTCGGCTGCCGCACGAGGGCTATCGGGCGTCCTGGTCCTTCATCCAGAAATGGCTGGAACGGCCCAGGATCTGGGGCGGTAAGGAGCTGGACGCGCGCGACCGCAAGGCCGCGCGCGGCGGTTGA
- the alaS gene encoding alanine--tRNA ligase translates to MTTSAELRASFLDYFEQRQHERVASSPLIPANDPTLLFTNAGMVQFKDAFLGRERRANNRAVSSQRCVRAGGKHNDLENVGYTARHHTFFEMLGNFSFGDYFKREAIEYAWDYLTRVLALPPERLWVTVFEDDDEAAGIWLKEIGVDPQRFSRCGAKDNFWSMGDTGPCGPCSEIFYDHGPNIPGGPPGSPDEDGDRYVEIWNLVFMQFNRDADGNMTPLPRPSVDTGMGLERLAAVMQGVHSNYEIDLFRHLIEAAAKATGCTDLADKSLRVIADHIRSTAFLITDGVTPGNEGRGYVLRRIMRRAIRHGYRLGCSTPFFHTLVEPLVREMGDAYPELRASQSHVERLVKIEEERFAETLEHGMRLLDEAIADLSGDRIPGETVFKLYDTYGFPVDLTADIARERGLTLDVAGFEQAMERQKERARAASQFGAGQVLDIQIQGETDFCGYDRLQEEATIVALYRGGESCDALEAGEEGLVILDRSPFYGESGGQVGDRGWLTTETARFTVQDTQKKGDGVLVHVGRVEEGQLTLGDRVDARVDADRRRATALNHSATHLLHAALREVLGPHVQQKGSLVGPERLRFDFSHFEPVSREQLLTIERMVNREVRANHLVETRIMSLEDAKASGAMALFGEKYADQVRVLRMGEFSTELCGGTHVKAVGDIGLIKIVSETGIAAGVRRIEAITGAAALEWVEADEERLLRLAGLLKGGREDVDERVTQLIERARRLEKELEQLKAKAASSAGQDLVAQAVDIQGIKTLAARLDGVDPKSLRVTLDQLKDKLGSAVVVLAAESDGKVSLVAGVTKDLTDRFKAGDLIREVAEKVGGKGGGRPDMAQAGGSDPAGLPAALELVPGWVAARLN, encoded by the coding sequence ATGACCACCAGTGCAGAGCTTCGAGCGAGCTTCCTCGACTATTTCGAGCAACGCCAACACGAGCGGGTGGCCTCCAGCCCCCTGATCCCGGCCAATGATCCGACCCTGCTGTTCACCAACGCGGGCATGGTCCAGTTCAAGGACGCCTTCCTCGGACGCGAGCGCCGCGCCAACAACCGCGCGGTCAGCTCGCAGCGCTGCGTGCGCGCCGGCGGCAAGCACAACGACCTGGAGAATGTCGGCTATACCGCCCGGCATCACACCTTCTTCGAGATGCTGGGCAACTTCAGCTTCGGCGACTACTTCAAGCGCGAGGCCATCGAATATGCCTGGGATTATCTGACCCGGGTGCTGGCGCTACCGCCGGAGCGGCTGTGGGTGACGGTGTTCGAGGACGACGACGAGGCGGCCGGCATCTGGCTCAAGGAGATCGGCGTCGATCCCCAGCGCTTCTCGCGCTGTGGGGCCAAGGACAACTTCTGGTCGATGGGCGACACCGGCCCCTGCGGTCCCTGTTCCGAGATCTTCTATGACCACGGTCCCAACATCCCCGGCGGTCCGCCCGGCTCGCCCGACGAGGACGGCGACCGCTATGTCGAGATCTGGAATCTGGTCTTCATGCAGTTCAACCGCGACGCCGATGGGAATATGACCCCATTGCCGCGTCCATCGGTCGACACCGGCATGGGACTGGAGCGGCTCGCGGCCGTGATGCAGGGCGTGCATAGCAACTACGAGATCGACCTGTTCCGTCACCTGATCGAAGCGGCGGCCAAGGCCACCGGCTGCACGGATCTGGCCGACAAGTCGCTGCGCGTCATCGCCGACCACATCCGCTCGACGGCCTTTCTCATCACCGATGGGGTCACGCCGGGCAACGAAGGACGCGGCTATGTCCTGCGTCGCATCATGCGCCGCGCCATCCGTCACGGCTATCGGCTCGGCTGCTCCACGCCCTTCTTCCATACCCTGGTCGAGCCGCTGGTGCGCGAAATGGGCGACGCCTACCCTGAACTGCGCGCGAGTCAGTCGCATGTCGAGCGTCTCGTCAAGATCGAAGAGGAGCGTTTCGCCGAAACGCTGGAGCATGGCATGCGTCTGCTCGACGAGGCCATCGCCGACCTGAGCGGCGACCGGATCCCCGGCGAGACCGTGTTCAAGCTCTACGATACCTATGGTTTCCCGGTCGATCTCACGGCCGACATCGCGCGCGAGCGTGGATTGACGCTCGATGTAGCCGGTTTCGAGCAGGCGATGGAGCGTCAAAAGGAGCGGGCGCGTGCGGCCAGTCAGTTCGGCGCCGGCCAGGTGCTCGACATCCAGATCCAGGGCGAGACCGACTTCTGCGGCTACGACCGGCTCCAGGAAGAGGCGACCATCGTCGCACTCTATCGCGGCGGCGAGTCCTGCGATGCGCTGGAGGCGGGCGAGGAGGGCCTCGTCATCCTCGACCGTTCGCCCTTCTACGGCGAATCCGGCGGTCAGGTCGGCGATCGCGGCTGGTTGACGACCGAGACCGCGCGCTTCACGGTCCAAGACACCCAGAAGAAGGGCGATGGCGTGCTGGTGCATGTCGGACGGGTCGAGGAGGGTCAGTTGACCCTCGGCGATCGGGTCGATGCCCGTGTCGATGCCGACCGCCGCCGCGCCACCGCGCTCAATCACTCGGCCACCCATCTGCTCCATGCCGCCCTGCGCGAAGTGCTCGGTCCGCACGTCCAGCAGAAAGGCTCGCTGGTCGGACCCGAGCGGTTGCGCTTCGACTTCTCACACTTCGAGCCGGTCTCGCGCGAGCAGCTCCTGACCATCGAGCGGATGGTCAATCGCGAGGTGCGCGCCAATCATCTGGTCGAGACCCGCATCATGAGCCTGGAGGATGCCAAGGCGTCCGGAGCCATGGCGCTGTTCGGCGAAAAGTACGCCGATCAGGTGCGGGTGCTGCGCATGGGCGAGTTCTCGACCGAGCTCTGCGGCGGCACGCACGTCAAGGCGGTCGGCGACATCGGTCTGATCAAGATCGTCTCCGAGACCGGCATCGCCGCCGGGGTACGCCGCATCGAGGCCATCACCGGCGCCGCCGCACTGGAGTGGGTCGAAGCCGACGAAGAGCGCCTGCTGCGGCTCGCCGGTCTGCTCAAGGGCGGTCGCGAAGACGTCGACGAACGTGTGACCCAGCTCATCGAGCGCGCGCGCCGACTGGAAAAAGAACTCGAACAGCTCAAGGCCAAGGCCGCAAGTTCAGCCGGTCAGGATCTGGTCGCCCAGGCGGTCGACATCCAGGGCATCAAGACCCTGGCCGCGCGTCTGGACGGCGTCGATCCCAAGAGCCTGCGCGTCACACTCGATCAGCTCAAGGACAAGCTCGGCAGTGCCGTCGTGGTGCTCGCCGCCGAGTCCGACGGCAAGGTCAGCCTGGTGGCCGGTGTCACCAAGGATCTGACCGACCGGTTCAAGGCCGGGGATCTGATCCGCGAGGTCGCTGAGAAGGTCGGCGGCAAGGGCGGCGGACGTCCCGATATGGCTCAAGCCGGCGGCAGCGACCCGGCCGGACTGCCTGCCGCGCTGGAACTGGTGCCCGGTTGGGTCGCCGCGCGGCTGAACTGA
- a CDS encoding acetyl-CoA carboxylase biotin carboxylase subunit — MLRKILIANRGEIAVRVIRACAELGIRSVAIYSEADRHSLHVKKADEAYSLGSDPLAGYLNVHNIVNLAVMTGCDAVHPGYGFLSENPELALTCARRGITFIGPNAEVIARMGDKTAARQAMRKAGVPVTPGSPGNLNSLDEALACAEEIGYPVMLKATSGGGGRGIRRCDDPAALRNNYERVISEATKAFGRAEVFLEKCVVNPKHIEVQVLADHHGHCIHLFERDCSIQRRNQKLIEIAPSPQLDDAQRQYVGGLAVLAARSVGYTNAGTVEFLLDSDGRFYFMEMNTRIQVEHTITETITGVDLVEEQIRVAAGLPLRYRQDQIKRRGFAIQFRVNAEDPKNNFLPSFGRISRYYAPGGPGVRTDGAIYTGYHVPPYYDSMLAKLIVWALEWDDVVTRGCRALRDMGVYGVKTTIPFYQEILRHPDFRNANFDTGFLESHPELLNYSTKRRREDIAAALAAAIAAHAGL, encoded by the coding sequence ATGCTTCGTAAGATCCTGATCGCCAATCGTGGCGAGATCGCCGTGCGCGTCATCCGAGCCTGTGCCGAACTGGGCATCCGCTCGGTGGCCATCTATTCCGAGGCCGACCGTCACTCGCTCCATGTCAAGAAGGCCGACGAGGCCTACAGTCTGGGCAGTGATCCGCTCGCCGGTTATCTCAACGTCCACAACATCGTCAACCTGGCGGTGATGACCGGCTGTGATGCCGTGCATCCGGGCTATGGTTTCCTGTCGGAGAACCCCGAGCTGGCGCTGACCTGCGCGCGGCGCGGCATTACCTTCATCGGTCCGAACGCCGAGGTCATCGCCCGCATGGGCGACAAGACCGCCGCGCGTCAGGCGATGCGGAAGGCCGGTGTGCCGGTCACGCCCGGCAGTCCCGGCAATCTGAACAGTCTGGATGAGGCGCTCGCCTGCGCCGAGGAGATCGGCTATCCGGTCATGCTCAAGGCGACCTCGGGCGGCGGCGGGCGCGGCATCCGTCGCTGTGACGACCCGGCGGCACTGCGCAACAACTACGAGCGCGTCATCTCGGAGGCGACCAAGGCGTTCGGACGCGCCGAGGTGTTTCTGGAAAAGTGCGTGGTCAATCCCAAGCACATCGAGGTGCAGGTGCTGGCCGACCATCATGGTCACTGCATCCATCTGTTCGAGCGCGACTGCTCGATCCAGCGGCGCAATCAGAAGCTGATCGAGATCGCACCCTCGCCGCAGCTCGACGACGCCCAGCGTCAGTACGTCGGCGGACTGGCGGTGCTGGCCGCGCGCTCGGTCGGCTATACCAATGCCGGCACCGTGGAGTTCCTGCTCGATTCCGACGGGCGCTTCTACTTCATGGAGATGAACACCCGCATCCAGGTCGAGCACACCATCACCGAGACCATCACGGGTGTCGATCTGGTCGAGGAACAGATCCGGGTCGCCGCCGGTCTGCCGCTGCGCTACCGCCAGGACCAGATCAAGCGTCGCGGCTTCGCCATCCAGTTCCGCGTCAACGCCGAAGACCCCAAGAACAACTTCCTGCCGAGCTTCGGGCGCATCTCGCGCTATTACGCGCCGGGCGGTCCGGGCGTGCGCACCGATGGGGCCATCTATACCGGCTATCATGTGCCGCCCTATTACGACTCGATGCTGGCCAAGCTCATCGTCTGGGCGCTGGAATGGGACGACGTGGTCACGCGCGGCTGCCGTGCTCTGCGCGACATGGGCGTCTATGGGGTCAAGACCACCATTCCGTTCTATCAGGAGATCCTGCGCCATCCCGACTTCCGGAACGCGAACTTCGACACCGGTTTCCTGGAGTCGCATCCTGAACTGCTGAACTATTCGACCAAGCGCCGCCGCGAAGACATCGCCGCCGCGCTCGCCGCCGCCATCGCCGCTCACGCGGGGCTTTGA